A genome region from Candidatus Dormiibacterota bacterium includes the following:
- a CDS encoding IPTL-CTERM sorting domain-containing protein, with protein MGLLVLVVPATALLGAMVGRAAPGLVPGIAAAGPASTTFTHPGGGQRFTVPARVTSVHVTVAGGSGGRGGGGAAGGQGAVVTADVPVTAGTTLVIDVGGPGSSSTLAYSGGGGGASSDVRAILPGSPGTQSSRLVVAGGGGGGGGAGTVPAGGGGVGGAADTGGAGAAADGGGGGGRGGLADVAGSGGNPGGFGGGYSAGGAGALARVGSGNGGGGGGGWFGGGGGGAGLRGAGGGGGGGGASWVTPLATGASVTLDPAGRAAVTISPAPVTGVGLPPVVHAIVIGALALVIVICLVLLVRGQGRRTPPPGGAGRSTVSPRPLTETVRVAAADPAPVGAGAGGGNGSAGRRGRDHAER; from the coding sequence GTGGGTCTGCTCGTGCTCGTGGTCCCCGCGACCGCGCTGCTCGGAGCCATGGTGGGCCGTGCCGCTCCCGGCCTCGTCCCCGGCATCGCCGCCGCCGGTCCCGCCTCGACGACGTTCACCCACCCGGGAGGTGGCCAGCGCTTCACCGTCCCCGCCCGAGTGACCAGCGTCCACGTGACCGTGGCCGGGGGATCGGGTGGCCGCGGCGGGGGAGGGGCCGCGGGTGGCCAGGGCGCGGTGGTGACCGCCGACGTCCCGGTGACCGCGGGGACCACCCTGGTCATCGACGTGGGGGGGCCGGGCAGCTCCTCGACGCTCGCCTACAGCGGCGGCGGCGGGGGGGCGTCCTCCGACGTGCGCGCCATCCTCCCCGGCTCTCCGGGGACACAGTCGTCGCGCCTGGTGGTCGCCGGCGGCGGCGGCGGTGGCGGCGGGGCCGGCACGGTCCCGGCCGGTGGCGGCGGCGTGGGCGGGGCCGCGGACACCGGAGGGGCGGGCGCCGCGGCCGACGGCGGTGGCGGTGGGGGCCGTGGCGGCCTCGCCGACGTGGCCGGCTCGGGCGGCAACCCCGGCGGCTTCGGTGGCGGGTACAGCGCCGGTGGCGCCGGTGCCCTCGCCAGGGTGGGCTCCGGCAACGGCGGCGGTGGCGGCGGCGGCTGGTTCGGCGGGGGCGGTGGCGGCGCCGGGCTCCGCGGCGCCGGCGGCGGCGGCGGCGGCGGCGGTGCCAGCTGGGTCACCCCGCTCGCGACCGGGGCGTCGGTGACCCTCGACCCCGCCGGCCGGGCCGCGGTGACCATCTCTCCCGCGCCGGTCACCGGCGTCGGCCTCCCGCCGGTGGTGCATGCCATCGTGATCGGCGCGCTCGCGCTGGTCATCGTCATCTGCCTGGTGCTGCTCGTCCGCGGCCAGGGGAGGAGGACCCCGCCTCCGGGTGGCGCCGGCCGCTCCACCGTGAGCCCGCGTCCGCTGACGGAGACGGTCAGGGTGGCCGCCGCGGATCCGGCGCCCGTCGGGGCAGGCGCCGGCGGCGGTAACGGCAGCGCCGGCCGCCGCGGCCGTGATCACGCGGAGCGGTGA